The following are encoded together in the Streptomyces sp. NBC_00358 genome:
- a CDS encoding acyltransferase family protein: protein MTNSLRAQGHHRSPLPPAQQPADGVPAPRPPRTSAVATADTAGAAPGDKPAQRRDAFFDNAKYLAIVLVAMGHSWEPLKGQSRVLEALYTVVYTFHMPAFIIISGYFSRSFDMRPDRLKRLVTGVAVPYVLFETAYSLFDRWVGGDSGQDISLLDPWYLTWFLVALFVWRLTTPLWKLVRWPLPVALCCALLASVSPDIGDDLDLQRVLQFLPFFVLGLCMKPEHFQLVRRREVRILSVPVLAAALAVGYWAVPRMNTAWFYHRDSAQELGAPWWAGVVMTLALYGCSLVLTACFFAWVPRRTFWFTALGAGTLYGYLLHGFVVKGSDYWGWFDHGWLHKPLGELFVTVAAAALVTVLCTRPVQRLFHFAMEPKMAWAFKRDAADIARDRAKANA from the coding sequence GTGACCAACTCGCTCCGAGCCCAGGGCCACCACAGATCACCGCTCCCGCCGGCACAGCAGCCGGCGGACGGGGTACCGGCCCCTCGCCCGCCCCGGACCTCCGCGGTTGCCACCGCCGACACCGCCGGCGCCGCGCCGGGCGACAAGCCCGCCCAGCGGCGCGACGCCTTCTTCGACAACGCCAAGTACCTGGCGATCGTGCTCGTGGCCATGGGGCACTCGTGGGAGCCGCTGAAGGGCCAGAGCCGCGTCCTGGAAGCGCTGTACACGGTCGTGTACACCTTCCACATGCCGGCCTTCATCATCATCTCCGGCTACTTCTCCCGCAGTTTCGACATGCGCCCCGACCGCCTGAAGCGACTGGTCACCGGCGTCGCCGTCCCGTATGTCCTGTTCGAGACGGCGTACTCCCTCTTCGACCGCTGGGTCGGAGGCGACTCCGGCCAGGACATCAGCCTGCTCGATCCCTGGTACCTGACCTGGTTCCTGGTCGCGCTCTTCGTCTGGCGGCTGACGACCCCCCTGTGGAAGCTGGTCCGCTGGCCCCTTCCGGTGGCCCTGTGCTGCGCGCTGCTCGCGTCCGTCTCACCCGACATCGGTGACGACCTGGACCTCCAGCGGGTGCTGCAGTTCCTGCCGTTCTTCGTCCTCGGCCTGTGCATGAAGCCCGAGCACTTCCAGCTGGTGCGCCGCCGCGAGGTGCGCATCCTGTCGGTGCCGGTCCTCGCCGCGGCGCTGGCCGTGGGCTACTGGGCGGTGCCCCGGATGAACACCGCCTGGTTCTACCACCGCGACAGCGCGCAGGAGTTGGGCGCCCCCTGGTGGGCCGGTGTCGTCATGACGCTCGCGCTCTACGGCTGCTCCCTGGTGCTCACCGCGTGCTTCTTCGCCTGGGTGCCGCGGCGCACGTTCTGGTTCACGGCGCTGGGCGCGGGCACGCTGTACGGCTATCTGCTGCACGGCTTCGTGGTCAAGGGGTCCGACTACTGGGGCTGGTTCGACCACGGGTGGCTGCACAAGCCGCTCGGTGAGCTCTTCGTGACGGTCGCCGCCGCCGCGCTCGTCACCGTCCTGTGCACGCGGCCCGTCCAGCGGCTCTTCCACTTCGCGATGGAACCGAAGATGGCGTGGGCGTTCAAACGGGACGCCGCGGACATCGCCCGGGATCGGGCGAAGGCCAACGCCTGA
- a CDS encoding HD domain-containing protein: MTQPLLTLAEVEALARTAHAAQTDKAGRPYTEHLQAVADGVRERGGDDDQIAAAWLHDAVEDDALSEDWLNEAALTAGTKDIVLALTKQDGESPESYARRIRTTRGALLVKASDLAHNADPSRLAVLDEHTRARLTKKYATMRTLLGLPPS; encoded by the coding sequence GTGACGCAACCTCTCCTGACCCTGGCCGAAGTCGAGGCGCTCGCCCGCACGGCGCACGCCGCCCAGACCGACAAGGCCGGCCGGCCGTACACCGAGCACCTGCAAGCCGTGGCGGACGGCGTCCGCGAACGCGGCGGTGACGACGACCAGATAGCGGCGGCCTGGCTGCACGACGCCGTCGAGGACGACGCCCTCTCCGAGGACTGGCTGAACGAAGCCGCGCTGACCGCCGGTACGAAGGACATCGTGCTGGCACTCACCAAACAGGACGGCGAGTCCCCGGAGTCGTACGCGCGGCGCATCCGCACCACCCGGGGCGCCCTGCTGGTCAAGGCGTCCGACCTGGCGCACAACGCCGACCCGAGCCGACTCGCGGTCCTCGACGAGCACACCCGGGCCCGCCTGACCAAGAAGTACGCGACGATGCGCACCCTGCTGGGACTGCCGCCGAGCTGA